The region GCCAACAGACCCGGAGAACGACatccagattggacaccagactgggccgctagtaccgttcttatattagtgacaccagaacgtccttttataaagccaacttgatggctgcctattagtgatggtaggatgtctgccaatctattggtcttAATCAATTGGTCAACAATTTTAGGTTTAAATTTATTATAGAGATTGGCCTGTAAGAATTAGGAGATAttggatccttcccctgtttgtgtagtattCTGATATATGTGGTATCTCCCGAGggaagcatgtgatggtcagtcagaatagttaagaaagtagaaagaagtgtgggggagatgacagaagacataggtttataaaattccgcactatagccatcagggcctggagctttgttatttttaagtgtagagatagtaatttcctccaatgtgactggggcgttgagagaatcaagagaaggtgtatcaagagaaggtagagttaatgactctagaaagttcttaccagcagccagatcaagcctatctttggaatatagtgagcggtaaaattgttgtaaaagttgtgatatgactttaggatctttttgtatattacccgctgtatctctgagagcagggatatgtgtagtaggtcgacgtcctttagcaaggttagctaacattttccctgatttattaccatagcggaataaacgggatatgtattgatctctatatatagcattgagtttttcctgtgcaatttcgaaagcttgtctagctgctgtccatttagatttattgtcatctgtaggggaagacaggaaaagagtgtatgtagagcgcagatcctGGGGAAGTTTCTGgacagccacataagaaattatttggccccttagaactgcttttgcagtctcccagaaaaatattggggattgtgtatgttgagcattgttagaataaaagtctgaccaccattttttaatagtttgataaatgattcatcattagctaaatgagaaggaaatctccaaataatattggatcccttctgaaaaatatctctataattgtaaactaacaggggagtgatccgaaatgactatatcatgaattccagagtcttctactctgccaagagagtccggtgacactaaacagtagtctattcttgaccaggccgtttgggagtgagagtaaaaagagtattctctaccatctgggtgtagatgacgccaagaatcagatagggaggtagaattaaaggggttgtccggcgataaaaaattattcacagaataacacacattacaaagttatacaactttgtaatgtatgttatgtctgtgaatggcccccttccccgtgtcccaccacccccacccgtgtacccggaagtgtggtgcgctatacattacctgtcacgtgccgaccacggtctccgatcctcagcagtgacgtcttcttcgggaggccggcggatcttcccgagtgccggccgccctctgcagcgtcatctgaagctcagccgcgattggctgagcataactgtgctcagccaatcgcggctgagcggctgatgacgcggccacgtcatcagccgcaattggctgagctcagttatgctcagccaatcgcagctgagcttcggatgacgctgcagagggcggccggcactcgggaagatccgccggcctcccgaagaagacgtcactgctgaggatcggagaccgtggacgacacgagatgcggtgagtataatgcaccacacttccgggtctagcgtgggtggggggaaacacggggaagggggccattcacagacataacatacattacaaagttgtataactttgtaatgtgtgttattctgtgaataattttttatcgccggacaacccctttaaggaagttggataaaatattatctgatgaagtatatacagtaggggtcttagttctttttctatcttcagttgtattaagaacagtatttagatcTCCACCAACTTTTTTAacattattgtcatcttgcagaatgaggttttccaatttgtttttaataaaaatttggtctctgagtgttgggaccataaacgttatatatacTATAGTTGCCGCCTTACCgcccgggccccgtagcagctttATGGTCTGCCATCATGGTACCTAAGCAACTAGTACCTTGGCTGATTTCACTTCTCCAATCACTTCAGACTAATTCTTGAAATTAAACAATTGCATTTTGATCGTTACTTTAACACTGAGCACAGTAAGGGTTAATATTCCACACATTTCGGCCTCATTATTTCTATTGATTATATTTCTATGGCTTTCGTTCCGGTCTGGATTGCCGTTCCGCCTCGGTGTCCAGAGTGAATATTCTTCTACCGGAGGCTCGGCCTGTGCTGATCAGACCCAGGGTATAAAGgactctcctctcctctgtaggTACCTGGGCTCTCGCCTCTTACTGATCTCACCGCTGGTAAGTACGACCTTCCTCATCATTCCCTTTCATCATGGTTATTGCGATTGTCACTGAATTACATTAATGTGGACAGAAGCTctaccatttttttaaaaaaaattctcacatacagcacactactcacaaaaagtttggGATATTTGCAGGAGCTGGcttgcaaattttagcctggggggcaagcacacatcGGTGGCCCACGAGTAGCGTCCAATCATCAGGGTATGTGTACAAATACTTAAATGAGAACACCGTCTGCACCTAAACATCCCAATCCTTCAAGGAGTGTAGGAAACATAAAAGAGAATTTATACTTATCTGTCCCTGTGCCCCGCAGCCATCCTCCagcacaccactgcagtcactgactggctgggcgggtACTCCCTGCCGGGACATGACAATGCAGGAATAGAATAAACGGCAGCTGTGAGTGAGCTGGTGACCCTCTGCTACAGTTGGCATAGGGGTGGGCAAGTATAGATGCTTTATTATAATACTTGGATGCAGCGTCTATAGCACAGGACACAATACTTGGATGCAGCGTCTATAGTGCAGGACATAATACTTGGATGCATTGTATATAGCGCAGGACATAATACTTGGATACGGCATCTATAGCGCAGGACATAACACTTGGATGCAGCATCTATAGCGCAGGACATAATACTTGGATGGATTGTCTATAGCGCAGGACATAATACTTGGATGCGGCATCTATAGCGCAGGACATAATACTTGGATGCATTGTCTATAGCTTAGTAGTGATAATCCCCGGTCATAATTTAAGGCTCTTAGAGGGGTCGCACATTGACTTACAGGCACGCTCTCTCCTATtggtggcactagagagccacCTCCTTTTCTTCTTGACAAGACCTTCTTAccttacacattcattttcagcTTTATTAATAGAACACTGGAAGGAGGAAAGTTTATATGGAAATGTTGAACATGACCGCCTTCCACCCGGACTACTTCCTCCTGATGGGAATCCCCGGTCTAGAGGAGTCACATCTTCTGCTCTCCATCCCGTTCTGTATCATGTATGTCACCGCTCTGCTTGGAAACTCCATCTTGGTCATTGGAACCAATAAGTCTCTCCAGCAGCCCATGTACCTGTTCCTGAAGATGCTGGCCGCCTGTGACATCCTCCTCAGCTCCACCACCGTACCCAAGACTCTCTGCATCTTCTGGTTTAGGTCTCACATAATCTCCATTGCTGGTTGTATTGTCCAAATATGCTGCATTCATTTTAACATTGTGATGTAGTCCGCCATCTTGGTGAGCATGGCCTATGATCAATACTATGCCAATTGCAAAAACAGACACGGCCATGGACAGGGGAATCATGGCGctgatgttgaaaaaaaaaagataatttattTACTTGTCCTCCTCAGTATTGGGTTTGTTTAGTATTGTGTGATGTAGAGCCGTATAAAATGTGGTGCCTATAAAACTTTGTTCTCCAGAAACTTTTTTTATGCTTTATTGTATAGAAATGATTGTATTGTATGGAAATGCAGAGATGTCCGGATATTCCCTCTTATTTATCCTAGCCTTGATGGATTTACATGCACAGCGTCGTGCTGGAAGCTgagcggggagggggaggggagggaggaggcgtgcatACTGGGGCTCAACACCACCTACTTGACACTTGAGCTTTGAGCATGATCTCAAGTGACGGGTTCCATTTTAGGCAATCTGAGGTAATGAGAAAAGATCTCTTGCTGCTTCTGATTTCCCATTTCATCGGCTGTGGAGGGGGCGCTATATCTCTTCACCATTTTTATGTGTCGATAAGAAATAATATAAGAGCAGTGAGTCTGCAGGCTCCTCTTCTCACCTTTCTCCTCGGGACCTCAGATAATTGTAGATAATTGCTTATCTTTTCTGTCAGAGGTGCGAGGTCCCAGGTGGCTTATATAGAAAAACTATATAAACTGCAGGATCCTCTCATACAGTGAAGAACAACGTCCCCGAGCAGCGACTACGACTCCATCTCCGGTGAGTGAGAAGAAATCTCGGCTTTTACTTCACTAAGTTTATTATTCCTACACAGATAAGTTACTGGGCTTATAGGGTGTCTGCTATCTGAGGGGGTCAgggaggggtatggggggagaTACTGGGCTTATAGGGTGTCTAGAGAGGGCTATAGGGTGAGAAGTTACCAGGCTTAGAGCATGTCTACTATCTGAGGGGATCTGGGATGGGTATAGGGAGAGAGGTTACCAGGCTTATAGGATGTCTACTATCTGAGGGGGTCAGGGAGGGGAATAGGGTGTCTGCTATCTGAGGGGGTCAGGGAGGGGTATAGGGTGTCTGCTATCTGAGGGGGTCAGGGAGGGGTATAGGGTGTCTGCTATCTGAGGGGGTCAGGGAGGGGTATAGGGTGTCTGCTATCTGAGGGGGTCAGAAAAGGTTAAAGCATGAGAAGTTACTGGGCTTATAGGGTGTCTACTATCTGAGGGGGGTCAGGGAAGGTCATAGGATGAGAAGTTACTGGGCTTAAAGGGTGTCTGCTCTCTGAGGGGGGTTAGAGAAGGTTATAGGGTGTCTGGTAtctaaggggggtcagggaaggTTATAGCGTGTCTGCTATCTGAGGGGATCAGGGAGGGGTATAGGGTGAAAAGTTATTGGGCTTATAGGGTGTCTGCTATCTGAGGAGGGTCAGAGAAGGTTATAGGGTGTCTGCTATCTGAGGAGGGTCAGAGAAGATTATAGGGTGAGAAGTTACTGACCCAGAAGTTAGTGACCCAGCCTGGCACAATGTACAGATGTTACGTATCGCTATTAGTGACCCAGCCTGGTATAATGTACAGACATTACGTATCGCTATTAGTGACCCAGCCTGGCACAATGTACAGACGTTACGTATTGCTATCAGTGACCCAGCCTGGTACAATGTACAGACGTTACGTATCGCTATTAGTGACCCAGCCTGGTACAATGTACAGACGTTACGTATGGCTATTAGTGACCCAGCCTGGTACAATGTACAGATGTTACGTATCGCTATTAGTGACCCAGCCTGGTACAATGTACAGACGTTACGTATTGCTATCAGTGACCCAGCCTGGTACAATGTACAGACGTTACGTATCGCTATTAGTGACCCAGCCTGGTACAATGTAGAGACATTACGTATCGCTATCAGTGACCCAGCCTGGTACAATGTACAGACGTTACGTATGGCTATTAGTGACCCAGCCTGGTACAATGTACAGATGTTACGTATCGCTATTAGTGACCCAGCCTGGTACAATGTACAGATGTTACGTATCGCTATTAGTGACCCAGCCTGGTACAATGTACAGACATAACGTATCGCTATTAGTGACCCAGCCTGGTACAATGTACAGATGTTACGTATCGCTATTAGTGACCCAGCCTGGTACAATGTACAGATGTTACGTATCGCTATTAGTGACCCAGCCTGGTACAATGTAAAGACGTTACGTATCGCTATCAGTGACCCAGCCTGGTACAATGTACAGACGTTACGTATCGCTATTAGTGACCCAGCCTGGTATAATGTAGAGACATTACGTATCGCTATTAGTGACCCAGCCTGGTACAATGTACAGACATTACGTATCGCTATTAGTGACCCAGCCTGGTACAATGTACAGACATTACGTATCGCTATTAGTGACCCAGCCTGGTACAATGTACAGACGTTACGTATCGCTATTAGTGACCCAGCCTGGTATAATGTACAGACATTACGTATCGCTATTAGTGACCCAGCCTGGTACAATGTACAGACATTACGTATCGCTATTAGTGACCCAGCCTGGTATATGACCCAGCCTGGTACAATGTACAGACATAACGTATCGCTATTAGTGACCCAGCCTGGTACAATGTACAGATGTTACGTATCGCTATTAGTGACCCAGCCTGGTACAATGTACAGACGTTACGTATCGCTATTAGTGACCCAGCCTGGTATAATGTACAGACATTACGTATCGCTATTAGTGACCCAGCCTGGTACAATGTACAGACGTTACGTATCGCTATTAGTGACCCAGCCTGGTACAATGTACAGATGTTACGTATCACTATTAATGACCCAGCCTGGTATAATGTACAGACGTTACGTATCACTATTAATGACCCAGCCTGGTATAATGTACAGACGTTACGTATCACTATTAATGACCCAGCCTGGTACAATGTACAGACGTTACGTATCGCTATTAGTGACCCAGCCTGGTACAATGTACAGATGTTACGTATCGCTATTAGTGACCCAGCCTGGTACAATGTACAGACATTACGTATCGCTATTAGTGACCCAGCCTGGTATATGACCCAGCCTGGTACAATGTACAGACGTTACGTATCGCTATTAGTGACCCAGCCTGGTACAATGTACAGACATAACGTATCGCTATTAGTGACCCAGCCTGGTACAATGTACAGATGTTACGTATCGCTATTAGTGACCCAGCCTGGTACAATGTACAGACGTTACGTATCGCTATTAGTGACCCAGCCTGGTATAATGTAGAGACATTACGTATCGCTATTAGTGACCCAGCCTGGTACAATGTACAGATGTTACGTATCGCTATTAGTGACCCAGCCTGGTACAATGTACAGATGTTACGTATCGCTATTAGTGACCCAGCCTGGTACAATGTACAGATGTTACGTATCGCTATTAGTGACCCAGCCTGGTACAATGTACAGACGTTACGTATCGCTATTAGTGACCCAGCCTGGTACAATGTACAGACATAACGTATCGCTATTAGTGACCCAGCCTGGTACAATGTACAGACGTTACGTATCGCTATTAGTGACCCAGCCTGGTATAATGTACAGACATTACGTATCGCTATTAGTGACCCAGCCTGGTACAATGTACAGACGTTACGTATCGCTATTAGTGACCCAGCCTGGTACAATGTACAGATGTTACGTATCGCTATTAGTGACCCAGCCTGGTATAATGTACAGACGTTACGTATTGCTATTAGTGACCCAGCCTGGTACAATGTACAGACATTACGTATTGCTATTAGTGACCCAGCCTGGTACAATGTAGAGACATTACGTATCGCTATTAGTGACCCAGCCTGGTACAATGTACAGACATTACGTATTGCTATTAGTGACCCAGCCTGGTACAATGTACAGACGTTACGTATCGCTATTAGTGACCCAGCCTGGTACAATGTACAGACGTTACGTATCGCTATCAGTGACCCAGCCTGGTACAATGTACAGACGTTACGTATCGCTATTAGTGACCCAGCCTGGTACAATGTACAGAGGTTACGTATCGCTATTAGTGACCCAGCCTGGTACAATTTACAGACGTTACGTATCGCTATTAGTGACCCAGCCTGGTACAATGTACAGATGTTACGTATCGCTATTAGTGACCCAGCCTGGTACAATGTACAGACATTACGTATCGCTATCAGTGACCCAGCCTGGTACAATGTACAGACGTTACGTATCGCTATTAGTGACCCAGCCTGGTACAATGTACAGAGGTTACGTATCGCTATTAGTGACCCAGCCTGGTACAATTTACAGACGTTACGTATCGCTATTAGTGACCCAGCCTGGTACAATGTACAGATGTTACGTATCGCTATTAGTGACCCAGCCTGGTACAATGTACAGATGTTACGTATCGCTATTAGTGACCCAGCCTGGTACAATGTACAGACATAACGTATCGCTATTAGTGACCCAGCCTGGTACAATGTACAGATGTTACGTATCGCTATTAGTGACCCAGCCTGGTACAATGTACAGACATAACGTATCGCTATTAGTGACCCAGCCTGGTACAATGTACAGATGTTACGTATCGCTATTAGTGACCCAGCCTGGTACAATGTACAGATGTTACGTATCGCTATTAGTGACCCAGCCTGGTACAATGTACAGACGTTACGTATCGCTATTAGTGACCCAGCCTGGTACAATGTACAGATGTTACGTATCGCTATCAGTGACCCAGCCTGGTACAATGTACAGACGTTACGTATCGCTATTAGTGACCCAGCCTGGTACAATGTACAGATGTTACGTATCGCTATTAGTGACCCAGCCTGGTACAATGTACAGATGTTACATATCACTATTAGTGACCCAGCCTGGTACAATGTACAGACGTTGACTTGTTGGTGTTCCTGAATGCCTCAACCGATTTTGCTTTATATCATGAATGATTTTGTTCTCTTTTTAGATGCAGGAATCTTTTCCCGCCCTGATCTTACTTCATGATGTCGAATATGAGCGGATTCCACCCTGAATACTTCATCTTACTGGGGATCCCAGGCCTGGAGGACTCTCACCTCCTGCTCTCCATCCCCTTCTCTATCATGTACGTAATGGCTTTGTTTGGGAACTCCATGTTAATGTTTATTATTGGCTCCAATGAACATCTCCACCAGCCCATGTACATCTTCTTGATCATGCTGACGGCCACCGATATTCTTCTGAGCTCTTCTGCTGTTCCCAAGACCCTCAGTATATTCTGGTTCAGCTCTCATGAGATTCTCTTTGACTGTTGCCTCATCCAGCTTTTCTTCATCCATTACCTGTTTGTCATTGAGTCGTCCATCCTCCTAACAATGGCTTATGACCGATACATTGCCATTTGCTCCCCGCTCTCCTACACAACCATCATCACATCCTCATTCATCAGGAAGGCAACACTTATAGCCATTATAAGAGCCTTCTGTATTATCACTCCTCTCGTGCTTCTTCTCAATCGGCTTCCATACAGTGGAAGCAATGTCATTGCCCATACCTACTGCGAGCACATAGCAGTGGCCCACAGAGCAACTGCAGACATCACAGTCAATAGTGTCTACGGCTTGGCAGCTGCATTTTCCTCCACAGGAGTAGACTTGATCCTCATTGCTGTGTCCTATGGGGTCATCATTCAGACAGTCCTGAGGCTTCCCAGCTCTGAGGCTCGATCCAAGGCCTTCAATACCAGCATGTCTCATGTATGTGTCATCATTCTCTTCTACATACCGGCATTCTTCTCTTTCATCGCCCATCGAGTCGCACAAGGTAAAATTCCACCTTCTGCTTATATCATGGTGGCCAATCTCTATGTCATCATTCCTCCAATGATGAATCCCATAATCTACGGCATCAGAACCCGAGAGATTA is a window of Dendropsophus ebraccatus isolate aDenEbr1 chromosome 5, aDenEbr1.pat, whole genome shotgun sequence DNA encoding:
- the LOC138793335 gene encoding olfactory receptor 52B2-like; this translates as MEMLNMTAFHPDYFLLMGIPGLEESHLLLSIPFCIMYVTALLGNSILVIGTNKSLQQPMYLFLKMLAACDILLSSTTVPKTLCIFWFSSHEILFDCCLIQLFFIHYLFVIESSILLTMAYDRYIAICSPLSYTTIITSSFIRKATLIAIIRAFCIITPLVLLLNRLPYSGSNVIAHTYCEHIAVAHRATADITVNSVYGLAAAFSSTGVDLILIAVSYGVIIQTVLRLPSSEARSKAFNTSMSHVCVIILFYIPAFFSFIAHRVAQGKIPPSAYIMVANLYVIIPPMMNPIIYGIRTREIRHRLAATLCKNMRKNSFSVFSVGQKIRPF